From Eptesicus fuscus isolate TK198812 chromosome 13, DD_ASM_mEF_20220401, whole genome shotgun sequence, the proteins below share one genomic window:
- the LOC129151057 gene encoding natural cytotoxicity triggering receptor 3 ligand 1-like: MTVTGTAAAGRTFWGFLRPLPVLWFCVFPADFLIVEMEAKIQTVLLNDNVTISCKVPGSTPLNINIMGVIWYRKHQANEAEHKVFEMYGNYQQAFRPGASMSRAGLEKGDVSLHLPGVQLRDAGEYRCKVVVTPEQAQETVFLNVLASPECILFQEQAIVKDDGNKYILCKAHGFYPENIIIIWYTWTQENPQGQEISEGITTGPAIKNEDGTFNITSLLRLGHNVTTCQCMISHISLSTFCRLNFTQFQRGSEMGYAWETTAICIITGIYIVVAAAIIGWIRCFKKRKRLLRRHELPQEKPEELKLGAFTEVHS; the protein is encoded by the exons ATGACTGTCACCGGGACGGCGGCGGCAGGCCGCACATTTTGGGGCTTCCTGCGGCCGCTTCCTGTCCTGTGGTTCTGTGTCTTCCCCGCAG ATTTCTTGATAGTGGAGATGGAAGCGAAGATTCAGACTGTGTTGCTGAATGACAATGTCACCATCTCCTGCAAGGTCCCTGGTTCCACACCCCTGAACATCAACATTATGGGTGTTATCTGGTATCGGAAGCACCAGGCGAATGAAGCAGAGCACAAGGTGTTTGAAATGTATGGAAACTATCAACAGGCGTTCAGACCCGGGGCCAGCATGTCTCGAGCGGGGCTAGAGAAGGGGGACGTCTCACTGCACCTTCCTGGAGTCCAGCTGAGGGACGCAGGAGAGTACCGATGTAAGGTGGTGGTCACCCCCGAGCAGGCCCAGGAAACAGTCTTTCTAAATGTTTTGG CTTCCCCAGAGTGCATCTTGTTTCAAGAGCAAGCCATCGTGAAAGATGatggcaacaaatatattttgtgtaaGGCACATGGGTTCTACCCAGAGAACATTATCATAATATGGTATACATGGACCCAGGAGAATCCCCAGGGCCAGGAGATTTCTGAAGGTATCACCACTGGTCCAGCCATCAAGAATGAAGACGGCACATTTAACATCACCAGCCTTTTGAGGCTGGGACACAATGTGACCACCTGCCAATGTATGATAAGTCACATATCCTTGTCCACCTTCTGCAGATTGAACTTCACCCAGTTTCAGAGAG GATCTGAGATGGGATATGCCTGGGAAACTACTGCGATTTGTATTATTACTGGTATTTATATTGTAGTAGCAGCAGCAATCATTGGATGGATTCGTTGTTTCAAAAAAAG